From the Solanum pennellii chromosome 4, SPENNV200 genome, one window contains:
- the LOC107017703 gene encoding kinesin-like protein KIN-4A isoform X1, producing METSPGAGEDCCVKVAVHIRPLIGDEKLQGCKDCVSVVHGKPQVQIGTHSFTFDHVYGSTASPSTAMYQECVAPLVDGLFQGYNATVLAYGQTGSGKTYTMGTGFKDGFQTGLIPHVMNSLFNKIETSKNQAEFQLHVSFIEIHKEEVRDLLDSVSVNKSESANGHNGKVTIPGKPPIQIRESSNGVITLAGSTERSVRTLKEMADCLEQGSLSRATGSTNMNNQSSRSHAIFTISMEQMRKTGSNDGNSNECMTEEYLCAKLHLVDLAGSERAKRTGSDGLRFKEGVHINRGLLALGNVISALGDEKKRKEGVHVPYRDSKLTRLLQDSLGGNSRTVMIACISPADINAEETLNTLKYANRARNIQNKPVINRDPVSSEMLKMRQQLEFLQAELCARGGGASSDEIQVLKDRISWLEANNEELSRELHEYRRRGSGTEQCGAEVKANGVFSVKSEGLKRGLQSIEPSDYPMSENVSVLPGDSGDMDDEAAKEWEHTLLQDSMDKELNELNRRLEQKESEMKLYGGSDNTMALKQHFGKKLLELEEEKRAVQLERDRLLAEVENLANNDGQAIKLQDTHSQKLKSLEAQIQDLKKKQENQVQLLKQKQKSDDAAKRLQDEIQSIKAQKVQLQHKIKQEAEQFRQWKASREKELLQLKKEGRRNEYERHKLLALNQRQKMVLQRKTEEAAMATKRLKELLEARKSSGRENSVTSNGHVANGQSNEKSLQRWLDHELEVMVNVHEVRHEYEKQSQVRAALGEELAVLKQVDEFASKGLSPPRGKNGFSRASSMSPNARMARIASLENMLGISSNSLVAMASQLSEAEERERAFSNRGRWNQLRSMGDAKSLLQYMFNSLADTRCQLWEKELEIKEMKEQMKELIGLLRQSEIRRKEVEKELKQAVSVALSSPASGNSNKHFVDEMSGPPSPIPVPAQKQLKYSAGIANASVREAAAFMDQTRKMVPLGQLTMKKLTVAGQGGKLWRWKRSHHQWLLQFKWKWQKPWKLSEWIRHSDETIMRSRPRTQALPDIMCRNGR from the exons ATGGAAACTTCTCCTGGGGCTGGGGAGGATTGTTGTGTTAAAGTAGCTGTTCATATAAGGCCACTTATTGGAGATGAGAAGCTTCAGGGTTGTAAAGATTGTGTTTCTGTGGTCCATGGGAAGCCACAG GTGCAAATTGGTACACATTCCTTTACTTTTGATCATGTTTACGGGAGCACAGCTTCTCCCTCAACTGCCATGTATCAAGAGTGTGTGGCTCCTCTTGTTGATGGTCTGTTTCAAGGTTATAATGCCACTGTTCTTGCTTATGGCCAG ACAGGTTCAGGCAAAACATACACCATGGGAACTGGTTTCAAAGATGGTTTTCAAACTGGACTAATTCCCCATGTTATGAATTCTTTGTTCAACAAGATTGAGACCTCGAAGAATCAGGCAGAGTTCCAGTTGCATGTGTCTTTCATTGAG ATACACAAAGAAGAAGTACGAGATTTGCTGGATTCTGTGTCTGTGAACAAATCAGAGTCAGCAAATGGACACAATGGAAAAGTAACTATTCCTGGGAAACCCCCAATACAAATTCGCGAATCTTCAAATGGTGTTATTACATTGGCAGGATCCACCGAACGCAGTGTAAGAACACTCAAAGAAATGGCAGACTGTCTGGAGCAAGGATCACTTAGCAGAGCCACAGGCAGTACAAACATGAATAACCAATCCAG TCGCTCTCATGCCATATTCACCATTTCAATGGAGCAGATGCGCAAGACCGGTTCTAATGATGGCAATAGCAATGAATGCATGACTGAAGAATATCTTTGTGCTAAGCTGCATTTGGTAGATCTTGCTGGTTCAGAGAGAGCTAAACGAACAGGATCAGACGGTCTCCGTTTTAAAGAAG GAGTTCACATTAATAGAGGCCTTCTTGCACTTGGGAATGTTATTAGTGCACTTGGAGATGAGAAAAAGAGGAAAGAAGGCGTCCATGTTCCATATAGAGACAGTAAACTCACTCGGCTATTGCAG GATTCCCTTGGCGGTAACAGTCGGACAGTCATGATAG CATGCATTAGTCCTGCTGATATAAATGCGGAAGAAACTCTGAACACTCTTAAATATGCAAATCGGGCTCGCAATATTCAGAACAAGCCAGTT ATCAATCGAGATCCTGTATCTAGTGAGATGCTGAAGATGCGGCAACAACTAGAGTTTTTGCAGGCAGAACTCTGCGCCCGTGGGGGAGGTGCTTCTTCTGATGAAATTCAG GTTCTCAAGGATAGAATTTCATGGCTTGAAGCTAATAATGAGGAGCTAAGTCGAGAATTGCATGAGTACCGCAGAAGAGGCTCTGGCACTGAGCAGTGTGGGGCAGAAGTGAAG GCTAATGGTGTCTTTTCAGTAAAAAGCGAAGGTCTCAAAAGGGGCTTGCAAAGTATAGAACCATCTGACTATCCAATGAGTGAAAATG TCTCTGTACTTCCAGGTGATTCAGGAGATATGGATGACGAAGCAGCAAAAGAGTGGGAACATACCCTCCTGCAAGATTCAATGGACAAAGAACTGAACGAATTAAATAGGCGCTTAGAGCAGAAGGAG TCTGAAATGAAACTTTATGGAGGCTCTGATAATACCATGGCTCTGAAGCAACATTTTGGAAAGAAACTTTTGGAACttgaagaggagaaaagagcaGTGCAG CTAGAGAGAGATAGATTATTAGCTGAGGTTGAAAACCTTGCCAATAATGATGGACAAgcaataaaattgcaagatacACATTCCCAGAAACTAAAGTCCCTTGAAGCACAG ATACAAGATCTTAAGAAAAAACAAGAGAACCAGGTTCAGCTTTTAAAGCAAAAACAGAAGAGTGATGATGCAGCAAAGCGCTTGCAAGATGAGATACAATCAATCAAGGCACAGAAG GTACAGTTGCAGCATAAAATTAAACAAGAGGCTGAACAATTTCGTCAGTGGAAGGCATCGCGGGAGAAAGAGTTACTGCAG TTAAAGAAGGAAGGAAGAAGGAATGAGTATGAGAGACATAAATTGCTAGCTTTAAATCAACGACAAAAGATG GTTCTTCAAAGAAAGACGGAGGAGGCTGCTATGGCAACTAAGAGACTAAAAGAATTGCTAGAAGCGCGTAAATCTTCAGGTCGCGAGAACTCAG TTACTAGCAATGGCCATGTAGCAAATGGACAG AGCAATGAGAAATCGTTGCAACGTTGGCTTGATCATGAGCTTGAAGTGATGGTGAATGTTCATGAAGTTCGTCATGAGTATGAGAAGCAAAGTCAAGT ACGAGCCGCACTTGGTGAAGAGCTAGCAGTTTTGAAACAAGTTGATGAATTTGCTTCAAAAGGACTGAGTCCTCCAAGGGGTAAAAATGGTTTCTCTAG GGCATCTTCAATGTCGCCAAATGCTAGAATGGCACGAATTGCTTCTCTAGAGAATATGTTAGGCATTTCATCCAATTCCCTAGTTGCAATGGCTTCACAACTTTCAGAAGCAGAAGAACGAGAGCGTGCCTTTAGCAATCGTGGGCGTTGGAACCAACTACGCTCGATGGGGGATGCAAAAAGTTTACTCCAATATATGTTCAATTCTCTTGCAGATACAAG ATGCCAACTTTGGGAGAAGGAGCTTGAGATCAAGGAAATGAAAGAGCAGATGAAAGAACTCATTGGTCTATTGCGGCAGAGTGAAATTAGGAGAAAGGAAGTTGAGAAGGAGCTTAAGCAAGCTGTTTCAGTTGCATTGTCTTCCCCAGCTTCG GGTAACTCTAACAAACACTTTGTTGACGAAATGAGTGGTCCACCATCTCCAATCCCTGTACCAGCACAAAAACAACTCAAATATTCAGCTGGCATTGCTAATGCGTCAGTCAGAGAAGCAGCAGCCTTTATGGATCAAACACGAAAG ATGGTACCACTAGGCCAATTGACAATGAAGAAATTAACAGTAGCAGGACAAGGTGGGAAGCTGTGGAGGTGGAAGAGAAGTCATCATCAGTGGCTATTACAGTTCAAATGGAAATGGCAAAAACCTTGGAAACTCTCTGAGTGGATTAGACACAGTGATGAAACAATCATGAGGTCACGACCTCGTACCCAGGCTCTGCCAGATATTATGTGCAGAAATGGTCGCTAG
- the LOC107017703 gene encoding kinesin-like protein KIN-4A isoform X2, protein METSPGAGEDCCVKVAVHIRPLIGDEKLQGCKDCVSVVHGKPQVQIGTHSFTFDHVYGSTASPSTAMYQECVAPLVDGLFQGYNATVLAYGQTGSGKTYTMGTGFKDGFQTGLIPHVMNSLFNKIETSKNQAEFQLHVSFIEIHKEEVRDLLDSVSVNKSESANGHNGKVTIPGKPPIQIRESSNGVITLAGSTERSVRTLKEMADCLEQGSLSRATGSTNMNNQSSRSHAIFTISMEQMRKTGSNDGNSNECMTEEYLCAKLHLVDLAGSERAKRTGSDGLRFKEGVHINRGLLALGNVISALGDEKKRKEGVHVPYRDSKLTRLLQDSLGGNSRTVMIACISPADINAEETLNTLKYANRARNIQNKPVINRDPVSSEMLKMRQQLEFLQAELCARGGGASSDEIQVLKDRISWLEANNEELSRELHEYRRRGSGTEQCGAEVKANGVFSVKSEGLKRGLQSIEPSDYPMSENGDSGDMDDEAAKEWEHTLLQDSMDKELNELNRRLEQKESEMKLYGGSDNTMALKQHFGKKLLELEEEKRAVQLERDRLLAEVENLANNDGQAIKLQDTHSQKLKSLEAQIQDLKKKQENQVQLLKQKQKSDDAAKRLQDEIQSIKAQKVQLQHKIKQEAEQFRQWKASREKELLQLKKEGRRNEYERHKLLALNQRQKMVLQRKTEEAAMATKRLKELLEARKSSGRENSVTSNGHVANGQSNEKSLQRWLDHELEVMVNVHEVRHEYEKQSQVRAALGEELAVLKQVDEFASKGLSPPRGKNGFSRASSMSPNARMARIASLENMLGISSNSLVAMASQLSEAEERERAFSNRGRWNQLRSMGDAKSLLQYMFNSLADTRCQLWEKELEIKEMKEQMKELIGLLRQSEIRRKEVEKELKQAVSVALSSPASGNSNKHFVDEMSGPPSPIPVPAQKQLKYSAGIANASVREAAAFMDQTRKMVPLGQLTMKKLTVAGQGGKLWRWKRSHHQWLLQFKWKWQKPWKLSEWIRHSDETIMRSRPRTQALPDIMCRNGR, encoded by the exons ATGGAAACTTCTCCTGGGGCTGGGGAGGATTGTTGTGTTAAAGTAGCTGTTCATATAAGGCCACTTATTGGAGATGAGAAGCTTCAGGGTTGTAAAGATTGTGTTTCTGTGGTCCATGGGAAGCCACAG GTGCAAATTGGTACACATTCCTTTACTTTTGATCATGTTTACGGGAGCACAGCTTCTCCCTCAACTGCCATGTATCAAGAGTGTGTGGCTCCTCTTGTTGATGGTCTGTTTCAAGGTTATAATGCCACTGTTCTTGCTTATGGCCAG ACAGGTTCAGGCAAAACATACACCATGGGAACTGGTTTCAAAGATGGTTTTCAAACTGGACTAATTCCCCATGTTATGAATTCTTTGTTCAACAAGATTGAGACCTCGAAGAATCAGGCAGAGTTCCAGTTGCATGTGTCTTTCATTGAG ATACACAAAGAAGAAGTACGAGATTTGCTGGATTCTGTGTCTGTGAACAAATCAGAGTCAGCAAATGGACACAATGGAAAAGTAACTATTCCTGGGAAACCCCCAATACAAATTCGCGAATCTTCAAATGGTGTTATTACATTGGCAGGATCCACCGAACGCAGTGTAAGAACACTCAAAGAAATGGCAGACTGTCTGGAGCAAGGATCACTTAGCAGAGCCACAGGCAGTACAAACATGAATAACCAATCCAG TCGCTCTCATGCCATATTCACCATTTCAATGGAGCAGATGCGCAAGACCGGTTCTAATGATGGCAATAGCAATGAATGCATGACTGAAGAATATCTTTGTGCTAAGCTGCATTTGGTAGATCTTGCTGGTTCAGAGAGAGCTAAACGAACAGGATCAGACGGTCTCCGTTTTAAAGAAG GAGTTCACATTAATAGAGGCCTTCTTGCACTTGGGAATGTTATTAGTGCACTTGGAGATGAGAAAAAGAGGAAAGAAGGCGTCCATGTTCCATATAGAGACAGTAAACTCACTCGGCTATTGCAG GATTCCCTTGGCGGTAACAGTCGGACAGTCATGATAG CATGCATTAGTCCTGCTGATATAAATGCGGAAGAAACTCTGAACACTCTTAAATATGCAAATCGGGCTCGCAATATTCAGAACAAGCCAGTT ATCAATCGAGATCCTGTATCTAGTGAGATGCTGAAGATGCGGCAACAACTAGAGTTTTTGCAGGCAGAACTCTGCGCCCGTGGGGGAGGTGCTTCTTCTGATGAAATTCAG GTTCTCAAGGATAGAATTTCATGGCTTGAAGCTAATAATGAGGAGCTAAGTCGAGAATTGCATGAGTACCGCAGAAGAGGCTCTGGCACTGAGCAGTGTGGGGCAGAAGTGAAG GCTAATGGTGTCTTTTCAGTAAAAAGCGAAGGTCTCAAAAGGGGCTTGCAAAGTATAGAACCATCTGACTATCCAATGAGTGAAAATG GTGATTCAGGAGATATGGATGACGAAGCAGCAAAAGAGTGGGAACATACCCTCCTGCAAGATTCAATGGACAAAGAACTGAACGAATTAAATAGGCGCTTAGAGCAGAAGGAG TCTGAAATGAAACTTTATGGAGGCTCTGATAATACCATGGCTCTGAAGCAACATTTTGGAAAGAAACTTTTGGAACttgaagaggagaaaagagcaGTGCAG CTAGAGAGAGATAGATTATTAGCTGAGGTTGAAAACCTTGCCAATAATGATGGACAAgcaataaaattgcaagatacACATTCCCAGAAACTAAAGTCCCTTGAAGCACAG ATACAAGATCTTAAGAAAAAACAAGAGAACCAGGTTCAGCTTTTAAAGCAAAAACAGAAGAGTGATGATGCAGCAAAGCGCTTGCAAGATGAGATACAATCAATCAAGGCACAGAAG GTACAGTTGCAGCATAAAATTAAACAAGAGGCTGAACAATTTCGTCAGTGGAAGGCATCGCGGGAGAAAGAGTTACTGCAG TTAAAGAAGGAAGGAAGAAGGAATGAGTATGAGAGACATAAATTGCTAGCTTTAAATCAACGACAAAAGATG GTTCTTCAAAGAAAGACGGAGGAGGCTGCTATGGCAACTAAGAGACTAAAAGAATTGCTAGAAGCGCGTAAATCTTCAGGTCGCGAGAACTCAG TTACTAGCAATGGCCATGTAGCAAATGGACAG AGCAATGAGAAATCGTTGCAACGTTGGCTTGATCATGAGCTTGAAGTGATGGTGAATGTTCATGAAGTTCGTCATGAGTATGAGAAGCAAAGTCAAGT ACGAGCCGCACTTGGTGAAGAGCTAGCAGTTTTGAAACAAGTTGATGAATTTGCTTCAAAAGGACTGAGTCCTCCAAGGGGTAAAAATGGTTTCTCTAG GGCATCTTCAATGTCGCCAAATGCTAGAATGGCACGAATTGCTTCTCTAGAGAATATGTTAGGCATTTCATCCAATTCCCTAGTTGCAATGGCTTCACAACTTTCAGAAGCAGAAGAACGAGAGCGTGCCTTTAGCAATCGTGGGCGTTGGAACCAACTACGCTCGATGGGGGATGCAAAAAGTTTACTCCAATATATGTTCAATTCTCTTGCAGATACAAG ATGCCAACTTTGGGAGAAGGAGCTTGAGATCAAGGAAATGAAAGAGCAGATGAAAGAACTCATTGGTCTATTGCGGCAGAGTGAAATTAGGAGAAAGGAAGTTGAGAAGGAGCTTAAGCAAGCTGTTTCAGTTGCATTGTCTTCCCCAGCTTCG GGTAACTCTAACAAACACTTTGTTGACGAAATGAGTGGTCCACCATCTCCAATCCCTGTACCAGCACAAAAACAACTCAAATATTCAGCTGGCATTGCTAATGCGTCAGTCAGAGAAGCAGCAGCCTTTATGGATCAAACACGAAAG ATGGTACCACTAGGCCAATTGACAATGAAGAAATTAACAGTAGCAGGACAAGGTGGGAAGCTGTGGAGGTGGAAGAGAAGTCATCATCAGTGGCTATTACAGTTCAAATGGAAATGGCAAAAACCTTGGAAACTCTCTGAGTGGATTAGACACAGTGATGAAACAATCATGAGGTCACGACCTCGTACCCAGGCTCTGCCAGATATTATGTGCAGAAATGGTCGCTAG
- the LOC107016077 gene encoding SUMO-conjugating enzyme SCE1-like, whose translation MSGGIARGRLTEERKAWRKNHPHGFVAKPETGPDGSVNLMVWQCSIPGKPSTDWEGGHYPVTMHFSEDYPSKPPKCKFPAGFFHPNVYPSGTVCLSILNEDSGWRPAITVKQILVGIQDLLDQPNPDDPAQTDGYQLYMQDEFEYKKRVKQQAKQYPALL comes from the exons ATGTCAGGGGGAATTGCGCGTGGTCGTCTGACGGAGGAGAGGAAAGCATGGCGTAAGAATCATCCTCAT GGTTTTGTGGCAAAGCCGGAGACTGGTCCTGATGGTAGTGTTAATTTGATGGTCTGGCAATGTTCTATTCCGGGTAAACCTTCG ACTGACTGGGAGGGTGGTCACTATCCAGTAACGATGCATTTCAGTGAAGACTATCCAAGCAAACCCCCAAAGTGCAAGTTTCCAGCAGGTTTCTTTCATCCAAATGTCTATCCTTCAGGAACTGTATGTTTGTCTATCCTGAATGAGGACAGT GGATGGAGGCCAGCCATTACAGTGAAGCAAATTCTGGTGGGTATACAAGATTTGCTTGACCAGCCAAATCCCGATGATCCAGCACAAACCGATGGCTATCAGCTTTATATGCAG GATGAATTTGAGTACAAGAAGCGAGTGAAGCAGCAGGCTAAGCAGTATCCAGCTCTACTCTAG